Genomic segment of Umezawaea sp. Da 62-37:
GGGGGCAACCGTACTCGCTGGGACCAGGGGAGAACCGATCCGGAGGAGTGACGTTCAGCGGAGGTCCAACCCCTCGAACCCGCCGGACGAACGCCGCTCGTCGACGTGCGCCCCGGACCGGGCTCATGACACCCTCGGCGGGAAATTGTCGGTGGCCGGGTCTACTTTCTTGCGACACCGGTAGTCCAGGACCAGCAGGGGGAGACATGACCACACTCGAGAACCGGCCGAACAGCGCGCTCGTCGTGATCGACGTGCAGAACGCCGTCGTCGCGGAGGCCCACGAGCGCGACGCGGTCCTGGCGACCATCGGCGGGCTGGTCGAGCGGGCGCGGCAGGAAGGGGTTCCCGTCGTCTGGGTGCAGCACTCGGACGCCGAACTGGTGAGCGGGAGCGACGACTGGCGGATCGTGCCCGAGCTGGTGCCCGCCGAGACCGAGCCGCTGGTGGCGAAGAACTACGGCGACGCCTTCGAGGCCACCGAACTCGAGGCGGTGCTGTCCGGCCTGTCGGTCGGGCGGCTCGTCGTGGCGGGCGCGGAGTCGGACGCGTGCATCCGCTCCACGATCCACGGCGCGTTCACCAGGGGCTACGACGTGACCCTGGTCGGCGACGCGCACACGGCGGGCGACAAGTCGGCGTGGGGCGCGCCGCCGGTGGCGCAGGTCATCGCGCACACGAACCTGTACTGGAGCTTCCAGACCGCTCCTGGGCGGACGGCGGCCACGGTCGCGGCCAAGGAAGTCGACTTCAGCGGCACGTCCTGACGGTGCGCGCGCTCCCTGTGCTTCCGGCCACACGGCCGCGTAGCACCGCCCGGCGCGGGCTCCCCGGTGGTCGAATGGTCTCCGGGGTCCCGCACGGCCCGTGACGACCCCGCACCACCCAGGCCAGACCCGAGGAGACCGCGATCATGTGCGCCGCGTGCGGAGTTCCCGCCCACGTCCCCGAACCGGGGGCGATCGCCGATCCCGGTCCCGCGCCCACCGGACCGCGCAAGTTCGCCGCGCTGCGCAACCGCGACTGCAGGCCGTACCTGTTCGGCGCGGGCCTGGCGATGATGGCGGACAACGTCGAGCACGTGATCACGTACTGGGTGCTGTGGGAGAAGTTCCACTCCCCCGCGCTCAGCGGGTTCCAGGTGATCAGCCACTGGCTGCCGTTCCTGTTCTTCTCCGTCTACTTCGGATCGCTGGCCGACCGCTTCGACTGCCGCAGGCTGATCCAGGCCGCGCAGGTGCTGTTCATGGCGGTCTCGGTCGCCTGGGGAGTCCTGTTCCTCACCGACACCTTGCAGGTCTGGCACGCGTGCGTGCTGCTGGTGCTGCACGGGTGCGCGGGCGCGCTGTGGGGTCCCGGCGAGCAGTTGCTGCTGCACGACTTCGTCGAACCCGACGAGCTGCCCAGCGCGGTCCGGCTCAACGCCACGTTCCGCAGCCTCGGCGTCCTCTTCGGACCCGTGGTCGGTTCGGCGCTGCTGCTGGGGTTCGGGCCGATCGGCGGGATCTTCGCCAACGTCGCGTTCTACCTGCCGCTCACGCTGTTCCTGTTCCGCACCAGGTTCACCGGCCACATCCGCAACGAGGGCGGGAAACGCGCGCGGCTCGGCATCGTGGACTCGTTGCGCGTGTTCCGCG
This window contains:
- a CDS encoding isochorismatase family protein, with amino-acid sequence MTTLENRPNSALVVIDVQNAVVAEAHERDAVLATIGGLVERARQEGVPVVWVQHSDAELVSGSDDWRIVPELVPAETEPLVAKNYGDAFEATELEAVLSGLSVGRLVVAGAESDACIRSTIHGAFTRGYDVTLVGDAHTAGDKSAWGAPPVAQVIAHTNLYWSFQTAPGRTAATVAAKEVDFSGTS
- a CDS encoding MFS transporter — translated: MCAACGVPAHVPEPGAIADPGPAPTGPRKFAALRNRDCRPYLFGAGLAMMADNVEHVITYWVLWEKFHSPALSGFQVISHWLPFLFFSVYFGSLADRFDCRRLIQAAQVLFMAVSVAWGVLFLTDTLQVWHACVLLVLHGCAGALWGPGEQLLLHDFVEPDELPSAVRLNATFRSLGVLFGPVVGSALLLGFGPIGGIFANVAFYLPLTLFLFRTRFTGHIRNEGGKRARLGIVDSLRVFRDVRSNRTLVSMIVLAGLGSFFVGASLQSSMPIFAHDLGSGGAGLTYGVLLFANGVGGVVGGILLEASGRIKPNVPAAVVSTGVFGLTSLFFAFTTSYPLALLMLLVGGVANMASMSIGQTVVQLLAPPADRGRVIGLYGMSSGGLRAGSGFTVGLLGAAIGVHWSLGLSAIALCLGTAAAGYYALRPQRV